From Triticum urartu cultivar G1812 chromosome 2, Tu2.1, whole genome shotgun sequence, a single genomic window includes:
- the LOC125539747 gene encoding ABC transporter C family member 2-like encodes MGGIWAVSVLFLCYTLTETLRISSSTWLSIWTDEGSLNIHGPGYYNLIYGILSFGQVLVTLTNSYWLITSSLRAAKRLHDYMLRSILRAPMVFFHTNPLGRIINRFSKDLGDIDRNLAVFVNMFMAQISQLLSTFVLIGVVSTMSLWAIMPLLILFYAAYLYYQATSREVKRMDSITRSPVYAQFSEALNGLSTIRAYKAYDRMSNINGKSMDNNIRFTLVNMSSNRWLAIRLETLGGIMIWFTATFAVMQNQRAENQKAFASTMGLLLTYTLNITNLLTAVLRLASLAENSMNAVERVGTYIELPSEAPPVIEDNRPPPGWPSSGIIKFEDVVLRYRPELPPVLHGISFIINGSEKVGIVGRTGAGKSSMLNALFRIVELERGRILIDDCDTSKFGIWDLRKVLGIIPQAPVLFSGTIRFNLDPFSEHNDADLWEALERAHLKDVIRRNALGLDAEVSEAGENFSVGQRQLLSLARALLRRAKILVLDEATAAVDVRTDALIQKTIREEFKSCTMLIIAHRLNTVIDCDRLLILSSGKISEFDTPENLLSNEDGAFSKMVQSTGPSNAEYLKSLVLGNGEERLRKEESKLQDIQRKWAASNRWAVAAQFALAASLASSHSDLLSLEVAEGNNILRKTKDAVITLQGVLEGKHNTEIEESLTEYQVPSDRWWSSLYKVIEGLATMSKLGRNRLRQPGYSFENHGSIDWDQI; translated from the exons ATGGGAGGTATTTGGGCGGTGTCCGTCCTCTTCTTGTGCTATACACTGACTGAAACTCTACGAATTTCAAGTAGCACATGGTTGAGCATTTGGACTGATGAGGGTTCTCTGAATATCCATGGCCCTGGTTACTACAACTTAATCTATGGCATTCTTTCTTTTGGGCAG GTTCTAGTCACTCTCACGAATTCTTACTGGCTGATCACGTCAAGTCTTCGAGCTGCCAAGAGGTTGCATGACTACATGCTCCGGTCTATATTAAGAGCTCCCATGGTATTTTTTCACACCAATCCACTTGGACGGATCATCAACAGATTTTCGAAGGATTTGGGTGACATTGACAGGAATCTTGCTGTCTTCGTCAACATGTTTATGGCACAAATATCTCAGTTGCTCTCAACATTTGTTCTCATCGGTGTTGTCAGCACTATGTCTCTTTGGGCTATCATGCCACTTCTGATTTTATTTTATGCAGCCTACCTTTATTACCAG GCCACATCACGCGAGGTAAAGCGCATGGATTCTATTACTAGGTCTCCTGTGTATGCTCAGTTTTCAGAGGCATTAAATGGTCTGTCCACAATCCGTGCCTACAAAGCCTATGATAGAATGTCAAACATCAATGGGAAATCAATGGACAACAACATCAGGTTCACACTCGTGAACATGAGTTCAAATAGGTGGCTAGCCATCCGGCTGGAAACATTGGGTGGCATCATGATATGGTTCACGGCAACATTTGCTGTCATGCAAAACCAACGAGCAGAGAATCAGAAGGCCTTTGCTTCCACGATGGGTCTTCTTCTTACCTATACCCTCAATATCACCAATCTGCTCACAGCTGTTCTTCGTCTTGCTAGTCTTGCTGAAAACAGCATGAATGCTGTTGAACGTGTGGGAACATACATTGAGTTGCCTTCTGAGGCTCCTCCTGTCATTGAGGATAACAGGCCACCTCCCGGTTGGCCATCATCTGGTATCATCAAGTTTGAAGATGTTGTGCTTCGGTACCGACCAGAACTTCCTCCTGTTCTTCATGGAATATCATTCATTATTAATGGAAGTGAGAAGGTAGGAATAGTTGGCAGAACAGGTGCTGGTAAATCTAGCATGCTTAATGCTTTGTTCCGTATTGTGGAGCTGGAGCGAGGGAGAATATTGATTGATGATTGTGATACTTCTAAGTTTGGAATTTGGGATTTGCGAAAAGTGTTAGGAATAATACCACAGGCACCGGTCCTCTTTTCAG GTACTATTCGATTTAATCTGGATCCTTTCAGCGAGCATAATGATGCGGATCTATGGGAGGCTCTTGAAAGGGCTCATCTAAAAGATGTCATAAGGAGGAATGCTCTAGGGCTAGATGCTGAG GTTTCTGAGGCCGGTGAAAATTTTAGCGTTGGACAGCGGCAGCTGCTGAGTTTAGCTCGTGCATTGCTACGAAGGGCaaagatacttgttcttgatgagGCAACAGCAGCAGTTGATGTTCGAACTGATGCTCTTATACAGAAGACAATCAGAGAAGAATTCAAGAGTTGTACAATGCTTATAATCGCTCACCGCTTGAACACTGTTATCGACTGTGACAGGTTGCTTATTCTAAGTTCTGGGAAG ATTTCGGAATTTGACACCCCCGAGAACCTTCTGAGCAATGAGGATGGTGCTTTCTCCAAGATGGTTCAGAGCACAGGGCCTAGCAATGCAGAATATCTTAAG TCTCTTGTGCTTGGGAATGGTGAAGAGAGGCTGCGAAAGGAAGAAAGTAAGCTGCAAGATATTCAGAGGAAATGGGCCGCGTCGAACCGATGGGCTGTTGCTGCCCAGTTTGCACTTGCTGCTAGCCTCGCATCATCCCACAGCGACCTTCTCTCATTGGAGGTTGCTGAGGGAAACAACATCCTCAGGAAAACAAAGGACGCAGTAATCACCCTGCAGGGCGTCCTTGAAGGGAAGCACAACACTGAAATCGAGGAGTCGCTCACCGAGTATCAGGTTCCATCTGATAGGTGGTGGTCGTCACTTTACAAAGTCATCGAAG GCCTCGCCACGATGAGCAAACTGGGGCGCAACCGTCTACGGCAACCTGGTTACAGTTTTGAAAACCACGGGTCTATTGACTGGGATCAAATTTAG